Proteins encoded within one genomic window of Methanosarcina barkeri str. Wiesmoor:
- a CDS encoding bifunctional ADP-dependent NAD(P)H-hydrate dehydratase/NAD(P)H-hydrate epimerase, with the protein MKCINSLRMKAIDRNCECLGLLPVQLMENAGAIIAQHIREKLESGRVLFLAGRGNNGGDAFVAARHLAGSSGYTVKVMLLGKARDIRTKEALHNFSLLKFSRVDVLEITDSSQLEASASEAFQEADLLVDAVFGTGIRGKLRELESMAIDFINREGEAGKTIISIDIPSGLDPDGGDFEKTVHAGLTVTFHHMKTGLLSEKAKEYTGIIKVADIGICADAEQYVGPGDLMMLHRRESGEHKGDSGKILVIGGGPYSGAPALASLAALKAGADLVTVAVPAPVAEIVASYSPNLIVRKLSSNILCPEDLSILMDPINSHDVVVMGMGLGRATETLEAVRKILPFCRKAVLDADALSALSGAIFESLAGNCELIVTPHAGEFTRLRNLETPESLESRIKAVREFSEEKGVVTLLKGKIDITSDGKQTLLNRTGNPGMTVGGTGDVLAGLTGSLFSRNPAFLAAACAVHINGSAGDLAFEKAGNGLLATDVLEKIPEIIKAAEIG; encoded by the coding sequence ATGAAGTGCATTAATTCTTTGAGGATGAAAGCGATAGACCGAAATTGCGAATGCCTTGGGCTTCTGCCTGTACAGTTAATGGAAAATGCAGGGGCCATTATTGCACAGCACATACGGGAAAAGCTTGAGAGTGGCAGGGTACTTTTTCTCGCAGGCCGGGGAAACAACGGAGGAGATGCTTTTGTTGCAGCAAGGCATCTTGCAGGCTCTTCAGGATACACTGTAAAGGTAATGCTGCTTGGAAAAGCCAGGGATATAAGAACTAAAGAGGCTCTCCATAACTTTTCCCTTTTGAAGTTCAGTCGTGTTGATGTGCTCGAAATAACGGACTCAAGCCAGCTTGAAGCGTCAGCTTCAGAAGCGTTTCAGGAAGCTGATCTGCTCGTAGATGCAGTATTCGGAACCGGAATAAGGGGAAAGCTCAGAGAGCTTGAATCAATGGCTATTGACTTTATAAACCGGGAAGGGGAAGCTGGAAAAACCATAATCTCAATTGATATCCCCTCAGGACTTGACCCTGATGGTGGAGATTTTGAAAAAACAGTGCATGCAGGGCTTACCGTTACTTTTCACCATATGAAAACCGGGCTTTTGAGCGAGAAGGCAAAAGAATACACTGGCATAATAAAGGTTGCAGACATCGGAATCTGTGCCGATGCCGAACAGTATGTTGGTCCCGGAGACCTTATGATGTTGCACAGGCGAGAGTCCGGGGAACACAAGGGCGATTCCGGAAAAATCCTTGTTATAGGAGGAGGCCCGTATTCAGGAGCTCCGGCCCTTGCGTCCCTTGCAGCCCTTAAAGCTGGTGCAGACCTTGTAACCGTAGCAGTTCCAGCACCTGTAGCCGAAATAGTGGCATCATATTCTCCAAACCTGATCGTCCGAAAACTCTCTTCAAATATTCTTTGTCCTGAAGATCTTTCAATCCTTATGGATCCTATAAATTCCCATGATGTAGTTGTTATGGGGATGGGGCTCGGGAGAGCGACAGAAACCCTGGAAGCCGTTAGAAAAATCCTGCCTTTTTGCAGGAAAGCGGTTCTTGATGCCGATGCCCTCTCAGCTCTCTCAGGCGCTATTTTTGAAAGCCTTGCAGGCAACTGCGAACTGATAGTAACCCCGCATGCCGGAGAATTTACCCGTCTGAGAAATCTAGAAACTCCTGAGAGCTTGGAATCCCGTATTAAAGCCGTCAGGGAGTTTTCGGAGGAAAAAGGGGTTGTAACACTTCTCAAAGGAAAAATCGATATTACCTCGGACGGAAAGCAGACCCTGCTGAACCGGACAGGAAACCCGGGCATGACCGTGGGAGGCACAGGAGATGTCCTTGCAGGACTTACAGGATCGCTTTTTTCCAGAAATCCCGCATTTCTCGCGGCAGCTTGTGCTGTACATATCAACGGGTCAGCCGGGGATCTGGCGTTTGAGAAAGCAGGAAACGGGCTGCTTGCAACGGATGTTCTGGAGAAAATTCCTGAAATAATTAAAGCGGCCGAGATAGGGTAA
- a CDS encoding glycosyltransferase: MKIAIFHDYFGAIGGGEKLVLMLAKYFNADVITTDLNMESVKKMGYSNIRIISLGKTPKIPPLKQISASYHFAACDFSKEYDFFIFSGNWAYFAAKKHKPNLYYCHTPTRAFYDLYETFISRQPLWISIFFRIWVRLHKPISEYYLSHVCKIVTNSKNTSIRIKKYFHRDAEVIYPPVETSKFTCKEYGDFWLSVNRLYPEKRVEIQIEAFKKMPEEKLVIVGGYSKGDHAKSYAKNILDNLPENVKVLGEVSETELLDLYSHCRGFICTAMDEDFGMTPVEAMASGKPVVAVNEGGFKETVIDGKTGMLVEADIQDIIRAVKNISKNPSSYGNECVKRAAMFDISIFENRMKKNVACENCFCDK, encoded by the coding sequence ATGAAAATAGCTATATTTCATGATTATTTCGGAGCCATTGGCGGTGGAGAGAAACTTGTCCTCATGCTCGCAAAATACTTCAATGCCGATGTTATCACTACCGACTTGAATATGGAGTCCGTAAAAAAGATGGGGTATTCCAACATACGCATAATCAGCCTGGGAAAAACCCCAAAAATACCTCCTCTGAAACAGATTTCCGCATCATATCATTTTGCAGCCTGTGATTTTTCAAAGGAATACGATTTTTTCATTTTTTCAGGCAACTGGGCATATTTCGCGGCAAAGAAACATAAACCCAACCTTTATTACTGCCATACCCCTACACGAGCTTTCTATGACCTTTACGAGACCTTTATTAGTAGGCAACCTCTCTGGATTTCGATCTTCTTTCGGATCTGGGTCAGGCTTCACAAGCCAATTTCGGAATACTACCTTTCCCATGTATGTAAAATCGTAACTAACTCAAAAAATACCTCAATAAGAATCAAAAAATATTTCCATAGGGATGCTGAAGTTATCTATCCCCCTGTCGAAACTTCAAAATTTACCTGTAAAGAATATGGAGACTTCTGGCTTTCAGTCAACCGGCTCTATCCTGAAAAAAGAGTGGAAATTCAAATTGAAGCATTCAAGAAAATGCCTGAAGAAAAGCTTGTCATTGTTGGGGGGTACTCCAAAGGAGATCATGCAAAAAGTTATGCAAAAAATATTCTGGATAATTTACCTGAAAACGTAAAGGTTCTTGGAGAAGTTTCTGAGACGGAATTACTTGACCTTTACTCCCACTGTAGAGGTTTTATCTGCACTGCCATGGATGAGGATTTCGGAATGACACCTGTCGAAGCTATGGCAAGTGGAAAACCAGTAGTAGCTGTAAACGAAGGTGGGTTTAAGGAAACGGTAATCGACGGGAAAACCGGCATGCTTGTGGAAGCAGATATTCAAGATATAATCAGGGCAGTAAAGAACATCTCGAAAAACCCATCAAGCTATGGAAATGAATGTGTTAAGAGAGCAGCTATGTTTGATATCTCTATTTTTGAGAATAGAATGAAAAAAAATGTTGCCTGCGAAAATTGTTTTTGCGATAAATGA
- a CDS encoding DHH family phosphoesterase, with translation MLNLSKDADSNLKSTVKPRYLVLGSGSVGFALAKELRESNKLVIIVDKDEAKVETLREEGFEAIVGDISDPELVDKIDLKNVVVILFLTSNNEANRKGIENFKKAVNPDVQLFSRASDIINKEKMEDLGADYVFMSSKLVASSLSRSLERAESVHRGNRLARWLKGIRDKKLAIVIHDNPDPDAISSGLALKEIAKSIGVEASILYHGRIGHQENKAFVNLLGIDLGKIEEDGLKGFDEIALIDCSIPGVNNMVPPNSFVGIVIDHHPPGETEIKAEYIDIRPNFGATATIMTKYLQQLNINISKTLATALLYGIRTDTQDFKRKTDPADLSAASYLYPLSNHGILDQLEQPSMATETLEVLGEAIRNRQVMGSYLLSNVGNIRDRDTLPQAADYLLSLEGISTTVVFGVTEDRIYISGRSNDIRINLGEVMRQAFGEDAGGHANAAGAQIPLGVFSATKDRQTLLRLVNEAVVKRFLSAVGVESAGE, from the coding sequence TTGCTTAACTTATCAAAAGATGCGGATAGCAATCTTAAAAGTACAGTCAAACCCAGATACCTTGTTCTGGGCAGTGGAAGTGTTGGTTTTGCGCTTGCAAAAGAGCTCAGGGAAAGCAATAAGCTCGTGATTATTGTAGATAAAGACGAAGCTAAGGTTGAGACTCTCAGGGAGGAAGGCTTTGAAGCGATTGTAGGCGATATTTCCGACCCTGAGCTTGTCGATAAGATCGACCTTAAGAATGTTGTTGTTATACTTTTCCTGACTTCCAATAACGAAGCTAACAGAAAGGGCATTGAGAATTTCAAAAAAGCAGTTAACCCTGATGTTCAACTCTTTTCCCGGGCCTCAGATATTATCAATAAGGAAAAAATGGAAGACCTTGGGGCAGATTATGTCTTTATGTCTTCCAAACTTGTCGCAAGTTCCCTTTCCCGTTCTCTTGAGAGAGCCGAATCGGTCCATAGAGGTAACAGGCTTGCACGGTGGCTGAAAGGAATAAGGGATAAAAAACTTGCTATTGTAATCCACGATAACCCTGACCCGGATGCTATTTCGAGTGGACTGGCCCTAAAAGAAATTGCAAAGAGCATAGGGGTTGAGGCAAGCATCTTGTACCATGGCAGAATAGGGCATCAGGAAAATAAAGCCTTTGTAAACCTGCTCGGGATCGACCTCGGTAAGATAGAAGAAGACGGCCTCAAAGGCTTCGATGAAATCGCCCTGATAGACTGCTCCATTCCCGGTGTTAACAACATGGTCCCCCCCAACTCTTTTGTGGGTATTGTAATTGACCATCACCCCCCAGGAGAAACCGAGATAAAGGCTGAGTATATAGATATCCGGCCTAACTTCGGAGCAACGGCTACTATAATGACAAAGTACCTGCAGCAGCTCAATATCAATATATCCAAGACGCTGGCAACAGCCCTGCTCTATGGAATTCGGACCGACACCCAGGATTTCAAGCGAAAGACCGACCCTGCTGATCTTTCAGCCGCTTCGTACCTTTATCCCCTGTCAAACCACGGAATCCTGGATCAGCTTGAGCAGCCTTCGATGGCCACTGAAACCCTTGAGGTGCTTGGGGAGGCAATCAGAAACCGGCAGGTAATGGGAAGTTACCTTCTCTCGAATGTCGGAAACATAAGGGATAGGGATACTCTTCCGCAAGCTGCAGATTACCTTTTGAGCCTTGAAGGGATCTCTACAACCGTGGTTTTTGGGGTCACTGAAGACCGCATATATATCTCCGGGCGAAGCAACGATATAAGAATCAACCTCGGCGAAGTTATGCGCCAGGCTTTCGGCGAAGATGCAGGTGGACATGCAAACGCAGCAGGGGCCCAGATACCCCTTGGTGTTTTCAGCGCTACAAAAGACCGTCAGACATTACTCAGGCTGGTTAATGAAGCCGTAGTGAAAAGGTTTCTGAGTGCCGTAGGAGTAGAAAGTGCGGGAGAATGA
- a CDS encoding ABC transporter permease, translating into MNIGLILELAKRDITEKYSGSTLGALWNFIYPLVDIFIFTVIFANLMGSRLPGSSSVYAYGFYLTSGVIAWNAFSNTVLRTATVFLDKKHIITKVKVDLSSFPLYIAISESITFVVTMGVFLFLLLISGYGVKPLVLFVPLIYLVQQFFAYSLGFFIGIFVVFIRDLREIVRIVLQFWFWFTPIVYVYDILPEYVKKIMIYNPAFTFIHAYHSVFIYDQIPDLEAILYLFLLSFAILLCAGLTFKKLEKDVRDFI; encoded by the coding sequence TTGAATATAGGCTTAATTCTTGAATTAGCAAAAAGAGATATTACTGAAAAATACTCTGGGTCTACTTTAGGAGCTTTGTGGAACTTCATTTATCCACTTGTGGATATTTTTATATTTACCGTCATATTTGCTAATCTAATGGGATCGCGTTTGCCTGGTTCATCTTCAGTCTACGCGTATGGATTCTATCTTACTTCTGGTGTAATTGCATGGAATGCCTTTTCAAACACGGTCTTAAGAACGGCTACCGTTTTTTTAGATAAAAAACATATAATCACCAAAGTAAAGGTTGATCTTTCTTCATTCCCTCTTTATATTGCTATTTCGGAGAGTATCACTTTTGTCGTGACAATGGGAGTATTCCTGTTTTTACTTCTAATTAGTGGATATGGAGTGAAACCTCTAGTCTTATTTGTTCCATTGATATATCTGGTACAGCAGTTTTTTGCTTATTCCCTTGGATTTTTTATAGGAATATTTGTTGTTTTTATAAGGGACTTAAGAGAAATAGTAAGAATCGTACTTCAGTTCTGGTTCTGGTTTACACCGATTGTATATGTTTATGATATACTTCCAGAATATGTCAAAAAGATTATGATATATAATCCAGCCTTTACATTTATTCATGCTTACCATAGTGTCTTTATATATGATCAAATTCCAGATTTAGAAGCTATCCTGTATCTGTTCCTGTTGAGTTTTGCAATTCTTCTGTGTGCAGGTCTTACTTTCAAAAAGCTTGAAAAAGATGTTCGAGACTTTATTTAA
- the moaC gene encoding cyclic pyranopterin monophosphate synthase MoaC: MEKQFTHIESGRAHMVDISEKREVPRLARAAGEIILSRETIEKIQTGNVEKGNVLATARVAAVLAIKKTPEIIPMCHQIPITAIDVDFEVGKGMISAEIEVRTVGKTGVEMEALTGVSAALLTIWDMVKSVEKDESGNYPHTSIQNIRVLEKLKG; this comes from the coding sequence GTGGAAAAGCAATTTACTCATATTGAGTCCGGCAGAGCGCATATGGTAGATATCAGCGAAAAGCGTGAGGTTCCGAGATTGGCGCGGGCTGCAGGAGAAATTATACTTTCCAGGGAGACTATAGAGAAGATACAAACCGGAAACGTGGAAAAAGGCAACGTGCTTGCAACTGCGCGGGTTGCTGCCGTGCTTGCGATTAAAAAGACCCCTGAAATAATTCCAATGTGCCATCAGATCCCTATAACTGCCATAGATGTGGATTTTGAGGTCGGCAAAGGGATGATTTCAGCAGAGATAGAAGTCCGGACGGTCGGGAAAACAGGGGTTGAGATGGAAGCTCTCACAGGGGTTTCGGCAGCATTGCTGACGATCTGGGATATGGTGAAATCAGTGGAAAAAGACGAGAGTGGAAATTATCCACATACTTCAATACAAAATATCAGGGTGCTCGAAAAACTCAAAGGATAA
- a CDS encoding C15orf41 family protein, which translates to MDRQTYQTIYSSLHDFKDVFRLSEEYSKPVGVLATILNQKVVKKTRFKHKKIYSRESELFLKWKQGRTILDLAEYTGFPPTLMASLIMKNCQISKKSINWLFKNVDLIENRRLRKEVKKALEADHFFSPHAHEMQCKKGEMGEALIQKWLDDREISYCTEADIRARGDGKTPDFVLENPLCIDNLMVNWIESKALFGDYFEHEHYSKKQFREYAEIFGEGMVVYWYGYLEDLPAKGYLVKNYSFFEEYKVEVDELFNYLVYW; encoded by the coding sequence ATGGACCGCCAAACATACCAGACAATCTACAGCTCACTGCATGACTTTAAAGATGTTTTTCGCCTTTCGGAGGAATATTCAAAACCCGTAGGTGTGCTTGCAACAATTCTCAATCAGAAAGTCGTAAAAAAGACTCGGTTCAAACACAAGAAAATTTATTCAAGAGAATCTGAACTTTTTTTAAAATGGAAACAGGGACGCACTATTCTTGATCTTGCGGAATACACAGGCTTTCCTCCTACCCTTATGGCATCCCTTATTATGAAGAATTGTCAAATTTCCAAGAAAAGTATAAACTGGCTTTTCAAAAATGTGGACTTAATCGAAAACCGCCGCCTTAGAAAGGAAGTCAAAAAAGCCCTTGAGGCCGATCACTTCTTTTCGCCTCACGCCCATGAAATGCAATGTAAAAAGGGCGAGATGGGAGAAGCACTTATCCAGAAATGGCTTGATGATAGGGAAATTTCGTATTGTACCGAAGCAGATATTCGAGCTAGGGGAGACGGTAAGACTCCTGATTTTGTCCTGGAAAATCCTTTATGCATTGACAATCTCATGGTCAACTGGATTGAAAGCAAAGCGCTTTTCGGAGACTACTTCGAACACGAGCACTATTCGAAAAAGCAGTTTAGGGAATATGCAGAAATTTTCGGAGAAGGTATGGTTGTCTACTGGTACGGGTATCTCGAAGATCTCCCTGCCAAGGGTTATCTTGTAAAGAACTACAGCTTTTTTGAAGAATATAAAGTGGAAGTTGACGAGCTATTTAATTATCTAGTATACTGGTAA
- a CDS encoding oligosaccharyl transferase, archaeosortase A system-associated, which translates to MITTNKGMGCPVAKRPAHKLKFGIISLIAVALVAFLMRMISYSAATANGSINLMGYDSFYHMRRILYTAFNFPHSLNFDSYINYPAGFEVGWPPFFDFLGALLAKVLGVGHPDLYTTEFAGALLPVILGILTIIPLYIATAAIFDRKTALLGALIFAVIPAHVYISRFGAVDHHVAETLLSTSAYACFILALKWAREGSLSLPSLKTISSEKKLVKSLVLAVASGLFFALLIYTWIGALVFVSFILLYAFIQTTIDLKAEKNSDYVLICSTVALLATLLFTIPLSAGSVRPGLEMSAMYISWFQVFYVFSMLAGTLILWGFSLYISKKGLDWKYYPAALILISLAGLLSLKIFSAESYSFVIEGMSFFLGKGEYISTISEALPIFLTTEGKLTFAPVLGSLGLCFLTTLGGFFLLGLEWIGEKSKPEGVFFLLWSAFFAYLTLSQRRFSYLFAVNVAILTAYFLWVLLDSFDFETEVKKLAKSVPIAGKNATPALKAEKETKSKKSGKETKSKKSGKETKSKSRSKINNLSGSKQNSQPDYFKIVSSLALIGLVFIPCIWAGVAFAKDDGLINPVWKDSLTWLGASSPETSYYLDPSGTPEYGVLSWWDYGNWIVYQSKRPAVSNNFQTGVDDSAHFFTADSEEEAKAILEKLKVKYVITDNLMASGKFGSIVKLAGENISKYLNVQTTNVNGGLQTIATAKKEFTETEVYKLHQLDGSNLGNLRLVHESTAPEENNDSTSDVKIFEFVPGAMLSGTTDPGQNITATLELSSNTGRKFTYQNEVVSDKNGLFEITVPYSTENKTGGVNALSTYSLNAGGNVTVSEIQVTEKDVLEGNKVEVKIPDSK; encoded by the coding sequence ATGATTACTACGAACAAAGGCATGGGATGTCCGGTGGCAAAACGGCCCGCTCATAAATTAAAATTCGGTATTATTTCTTTGATTGCAGTTGCATTGGTTGCTTTTCTCATGCGCATGATCTCATATTCTGCTGCTACTGCAAACGGAAGCATAAATCTTATGGGATATGATAGTTTCTACCATATGCGGCGCATTTTATATACGGCTTTCAATTTTCCCCATTCCCTTAATTTCGATTCTTACATTAATTATCCTGCGGGGTTTGAAGTTGGCTGGCCTCCTTTTTTTGACTTTCTGGGTGCGCTGCTTGCAAAAGTCCTGGGAGTAGGCCATCCTGACTTATATACCACCGAATTTGCAGGAGCCTTGCTGCCAGTGATTCTGGGAATCCTGACAATAATTCCATTATATATAGCAACTGCTGCAATATTTGACCGAAAAACCGCACTTCTTGGAGCCTTGATTTTTGCAGTGATTCCAGCTCATGTCTACATATCTCGGTTTGGAGCAGTTGACCATCACGTAGCTGAAACTCTCCTCTCAACCTCAGCTTATGCGTGTTTCATACTTGCTTTAAAATGGGCAAGAGAGGGCTCCCTTTCCCTGCCCTCTCTCAAAACTATCTCTTCTGAAAAGAAACTAGTTAAATCGTTAGTTCTCGCAGTAGCATCCGGACTATTCTTTGCACTTCTGATTTACACATGGATAGGAGCCCTTGTCTTTGTAAGCTTTATTTTACTTTACGCATTCATACAGACCACAATCGACCTTAAGGCTGAAAAAAACTCCGACTATGTTCTTATATGCTCTACTGTAGCCCTTCTTGCAACGCTTCTATTTACCATTCCCCTGTCAGCAGGATCCGTGCGTCCAGGCCTGGAAATGAGTGCGATGTATATTTCCTGGTTCCAGGTATTCTATGTGTTCAGCATGTTAGCCGGAACCTTAATCCTCTGGGGCTTTTCCCTATATATCTCGAAAAAAGGTCTGGACTGGAAGTACTATCCAGCTGCCTTAATACTGATCTCTTTAGCAGGTCTTCTGTCCCTCAAAATTTTTTCCGCTGAATCTTATTCTTTTGTAATTGAAGGAATGAGTTTCTTCCTCGGAAAAGGTGAATACATAAGCACGATTTCCGAAGCTCTGCCAATATTTTTAACTACAGAGGGAAAACTTACTTTTGCGCCAGTACTGGGAAGTCTCGGACTTTGTTTCCTTACCACTCTGGGAGGGTTTTTCCTGCTCGGCCTCGAGTGGATAGGAGAAAAATCAAAGCCTGAAGGAGTGTTTTTCCTCTTATGGTCGGCCTTTTTCGCATATTTAACGCTCTCTCAGAGGCGTTTCTCATATCTTTTTGCAGTAAACGTCGCGATCCTTACGGCATATTTCCTCTGGGTTTTACTGGACTCCTTTGACTTTGAGACTGAAGTAAAAAAACTGGCGAAATCTGTTCCGATTGCCGGGAAAAATGCTACGCCTGCACTTAAGGCAGAAAAAGAAACAAAGTCAAAAAAGTCAGGGAAAGAAACAAAGTCAAAAAAGTCAGGGAAAGAAACAAAGTCAAAATCAAGGTCGAAAATTAATAATCTTTCAGGCTCAAAACAGAATTCTCAACCCGACTACTTCAAAATTGTTTCATCTCTGGCACTTATAGGGCTTGTATTTATACCCTGCATATGGGCAGGAGTTGCTTTTGCAAAAGATGACGGCTTGATTAATCCTGTCTGGAAGGACTCTCTCACCTGGCTTGGAGCTTCGAGCCCTGAAACTTCTTACTACCTTGATCCTTCCGGAACTCCCGAATATGGAGTTTTGAGCTGGTGGGACTACGGAAACTGGATTGTTTACCAGTCTAAAAGGCCTGCAGTTTCAAACAACTTCCAGACCGGCGTAGACGACTCTGCGCATTTCTTCACAGCAGACTCCGAGGAAGAAGCAAAGGCAATTCTGGAAAAGCTTAAAGTAAAGTATGTAATAACCGACAATCTGATGGCAAGCGGCAAGTTTGGGTCTATTGTTAAGCTTGCAGGTGAGAACATAAGCAAGTATCTAAATGTTCAAACCACCAACGTAAACGGCGGGCTTCAAACTATTGCAACTGCTAAAAAGGAATTCACAGAAACCGAAGTATACAAACTTCATCAACTTGACGGGTCAAATCTGGGAAATCTGAGGCTTGTCCATGAAAGTACTGCACCTGAGGAAAATAATGACTCAACTAGTGACGTAAAGATATTTGAGTTTGTTCCCGGAGCCATGCTTTCAGGTACTACGGACCCAGGGCAAAACATTACTGCAACCCTTGAGCTCAGCTCAAATACAGGCCGAAAATTCACATATCAGAATGAAGTAGTATCAGATAAAAACGGTTTATTTGAAATAACCGTGCCTTACTCCACCGAAAATAAGACCGGTGGAGTCAATGCTCTATCTACTTATTCTCTGAATGCAGGAGGAAATGTAACAGTTTCAGAAATCCAGGTAACAGAAAAGGATGTTCTGGAAGGAAACAAGGTAGAGGTGAAAATCCCCGACTCAAAATGA
- a CDS encoding ribose-phosphate diphosphokinase — MKIIGGPASQLLASRTARALGIEPVLSEFNRFPDGELYLRIAEETENEHVTLIQSTPTDSDLVSLLQLIDACEGAKELDVVIPYMGYARQDKKFKPGEPISARAIARCIRADRVFTINIHEKSVLEHFHGPAENLDAAKLVGEYIAGLNLENPLLLAPDSGAEGLIKHVSSGLGFDYDHLEKTRLSGDTVVIKTKNLDVTGRNVVLVDDMIATGGTMAESIKMLRSQGAADVYIACVHPVLARNAVLRLFNAGVKDILGTDTLERAESRLSVAPLIADAIKGL, encoded by the coding sequence TTGAAGATTATAGGTGGACCAGCATCACAATTACTTGCCAGCCGCACTGCCCGGGCTTTAGGGATAGAGCCTGTACTTTCCGAGTTTAATCGATTTCCTGATGGGGAACTTTATCTCCGAATCGCAGAAGAGACCGAAAACGAGCATGTGACCCTTATTCAGAGTACGCCCACTGATTCTGATCTCGTTTCTCTGCTCCAGCTTATTGATGCTTGTGAAGGAGCAAAAGAGCTCGATGTCGTGATTCCTTACATGGGATATGCCAGACAGGACAAGAAGTTCAAGCCCGGAGAGCCAATCAGTGCCCGCGCAATTGCCCGCTGTATCAGGGCTGACCGCGTTTTTACGATAAACATCCACGAAAAAAGTGTGCTTGAACATTTCCATGGCCCTGCGGAAAATCTTGACGCAGCTAAACTTGTCGGGGAGTATATTGCAGGTCTTAACCTGGAAAACCCACTTCTGCTTGCTCCGGATTCGGGGGCTGAAGGGCTTATAAAGCACGTCTCATCAGGCCTGGGCTTTGATTATGATCACCTGGAGAAAACGAGACTCAGCGGGGATACGGTTGTAATCAAGACAAAGAATCTCGATGTAACAGGCAGAAATGTTGTCCTTGTAGACGATATGATTGCAACAGGTGGGACAATGGCAGAATCTATCAAAATGCTCAGATCCCAGGGAGCAGCAGATGTTTACATTGCTTGTGTACATCCTGTACTTGCAAGGAACGCCGTTTTAAGGCTCTTTAATGCGGGTGTAAAGGACATTCTTGGGACCGACACTCTTGAAAGAGCAGAGAGCAGACTGAGCGTTGCTCCCCTTATTGCAGATGCCATTAAAGGACTTTGA